The sequence agcagcccagtaaTCCCTTAAGGAGCCTTGCGTTATAGCTTTCATACAATTATAATTcttgcgtgcaaagtcgtgtgcaacggtgattttaacggatttttacttgtatgcttaCTGCTTaacttttttaaaaaagtttgtactagcttggatgtctgttctctgtggccgAATACCGAATACTGAAtacaaaaaatgtttcgaggattggaacaagcgctggcataagtgtgtggCAGTTTATGGGATGTACTTCGAGtgggacaatatcgattttgatgaatttttaattttctgaatgaatttcggaaactttttgatcaaggtagtagtgTTAAAATCATGAATAATTAAGTTCGCAATAAGCTATTGAACAGCTCTGCACGGACGAGTCGAATACGAAACGTGAATaatagtgaattttaaatcatgaATTAAATCGAATCCTTTACCCACGAATTTTACGAAGTACGTCATTAAAACATCAATCTTCATTTTTTATCgaacatttttattaaatttgttcaaaatcataaaatttgggTGGATTGGAACCAATCCAATTGTACGTTATTTTCAAGTTTACTTTAAAAACTTTTTAAACAATATATCTTTTGTTTCATCACTACTTCACTATCGTTACTTAGGAAACCTTTCAGTGTATACATTATCGAACAATTTAtagttcaaatttttatttgctGACATTTGTTTTTGTGGCATTAATGTGTGCATTTTTCGAGTGTTTTcggaatttttattttctttgtttttcttttgtattatttacacgttttctaaagaaaggcatcatctcaTTCGATTCCATTGTTTTAGTTCATTCTTTTGATAAAATTAGTGCCGTCACATAATACTTTCCAATATCTTTTGTTACCGAACGCGGCTGCTCTTGAACcattttttcacatattttttacaATCACATGAGCTAACGTGCGATAATGTTTTTGAAGAACATCAGCACGTTTCGGTTTTTTACCGGCAAACCCTAAACCGATCGTGGTTGGACGTCTAAAAAAAGATAAGAATTAGGCACGTCtaagaaatgcaaaaaaaaaaccagttAGACTATTCAATGCTTACAGTGTGGACGCTCTGCATCTTCGTCCGAAACGGACGTTTCTATAACCTTGCCGGGAAGATTGATTGGATTTACCAAGGAACGAGCATACTGAGAACGTCCCATTGGCAGTATTTGGGGTTCGGCATTGTTCTGAGGCTGGGCCTCTGGTTCCTGAGGGCGTGGTGGTTGTTGCTCCTGGAGTTCACGCTCCTCGGAGTGCTGGGAGGCTGGTTCCTGGGCCGGGGTTGTACGGTAAGAATCGGTCTCCTCCTCGCTTTCTTCGGAATCAGCCATTTCACCAATGAGTTGTTTCAGTTGCTCGGTAAACTTCTGGGCGGCGATTTCGTGGATATCTTTCAGTTCATCAGCGGACAGTCCAACCTTTTGGAGAGCCATTTCCAGAGGAACCTCACGAACCTGCACCTCAGGTTGTTCCTGTCCGTTACGCATAAATTGCGGGGGAAGGAAGGGACGGATCATTTCCGGAATCGGGATACGTTGGAACTGGATTCGCACTTCCGCACGTGGTGGTTGTATCTGCTGGGGGAAAGTtggctgctgttgttgctgtggttgttgttgctgctggggGGGTTGGATCAGATGCTGGGGTTGAGCTAGGAAGCTGGGTCGGACCATTGGTgattcttggtggggtgcctgCATCATTTGAGCTGGCATTGGTGGCATTTGAGGGGCGCTCTGGTGGTTCATAATCGGAATCGGGAAGATTGGTCGCGGCATCTGACGAATCATCGTTTGTGGGGGCATTTGGTGCGGAAGGTGAGTGATCGGACCGAAGGCACGAACCGGTGGGATCGGAATCAGTACCTGGCGGACAGGCTCGGCGTCTTCATTCCTGCGGAAAATATGTTTCGTGTTAGAAGCGATTACGAAATTGCGATTGTTGGCAGATGTACTAGCCATGATCGCGTGTTACTTTCGGGTTACGGTTCCAATTGAATAAGCTTGGTCAGAAATAAGGCTCTTAGCAATCATATTTCATGCGAAAATAGAGAACAAAAGCTATACCCTTAGGAATAAATCGCATCTTTTTAGAACGATACGTGCGTCAAGCAGTGCTTATGCTTCCTGGTAAATTTCAAGTTGATTTCACgcttttttttagaacggccaataagccacctgtcaacttccactttcaaaagaaattgcaagcgagctatgaaagatagagtattaaatttaacaccagacgaaagagaaaacttttctctgctgtttactattatgacttactctcagcgagtgccgagccattcgaaattactcttcgaagtgaatgttgatagatGGCTTAATGGCCgttctcaaaacaaaaaacgcgtgatttcaaatataattttacttTAATATATCATGTGCTAGGTacacgcttaaattttaatactGTAAAAGTTATCACGAATTTCACAGCCAACTGCTCGGTAGCCGTCTCGGCAGAACGCTAAATTGCTGCGAATCTCTGAAATTCGAAGAATGTCAGTTATCACCGAGATCGTTGGCaatttttttacacttttctcGGTCAAAGTAACTCAAAGTAATTTACAAATGGCTGATTCATTGAGGatatcacagataacagatatacaggctcacatattaactgtgtgtaaaatttgctcaatcagcgtgcaaccacgatttgggtgccgctttcgcatgagccacaattttgggtacaacattcacttcacgcgagatttttgttttgctgttggttaaaatagcaggtttatttttgtttttttttcgatcgaattctcgtatgATTTATGCGATATGGAAATAAAGTTATCTTTAACACttggggaaatcgtgtgataagtgttaaaattgttgtagttggaatacttACATAACAGGCAGGATGATACAGCTTCTATTTTGCATGAAAAACGAGCAAAAAAGCAAGGGGAGTGAGTGTTTTTCTTTACCATCAACTGCAatccaattttgaaaaatactatatAAGGATTGAGTGTCGAAAAAATTGACAAGGTTGAGAAAGTTTTTCCCAGTGCTTGTAGTGAAATAGTAAAGATTTTATAGTGTAATTAAATGGAATTGATTTTGTTTCAAGGGTGGTCTTTTTcgggattttttttctgaaaatccgtcaaaacaaaatatactCTTAGAAATTTACACATGACGTAAATCCAAGCAGGCCGTATTTTTCTAAGCGGTGACAGATCATTAGATCTATGGCccttaaaactaaatttttgatTTAAGATCAATCAACGGCAGTCAATATtttgacagttgttatgtttgactgtGTGGAGTGTTTGTGGAGCAGATAACTTTTCACGAAATATGactttatgataaaatgtcGAACAGGTCTCACAAAAAGAAGTCCGTTGCGTTGTTACTGGGTGTGTTATGTTTGGAAGCAATTAAAGACGGACAAAAACCTACCAAACACAGACGTACAAGGGTTGGCGATTTTATAGAAAACGGGATAGTGATGGTTGTTGAGCTAATTAATGAACTTTATATTCAGGATTCAccaaaatttcaacagtttcTACGCATGAGCAGACAGATCTTCGAAGAGCTACTGCTGCTTGTATTTTCATATATAACAAAAATGGACACACAGTGTTAAgttcaaaattttataccgTCGCTTTaagcattttcaaaatcttgtgttcaaaattttatatcGTCGCTTTTTTCGCTGAAGCAAACcttcaacaaaaagtttgtaaattgagctaaaaactattcaaagcgaTAGTCATTGTCAATAGATGACCAAAAAGGTTTATCCCAGGGATCGGGAACCTTTTGAGTCGCAAGAGCCGAAAACGCTatttacaaaattgaacaactttttgtttttgttattttcaaatttataagtatttaaaattttgagcCATCGTTTAAAGTATGATGGCCGAATcatataaaatcttataaaattaatacagtttgtaagtcatgttaatAGATGGTCATTTGAACCGACTTCATTTACACCGGTtgcagaagtacctgcaatagcaaaCCTGTTCGTTGTTTGTTGGTTGTAGTAATTGATgcgcaaacaatttttttattttctttcgagaagcaataaaaaataatttcgaagaataccacatatGTGCGAATATGGAAATCTGAGTAATGTGAAAAAgtcatcaatacaccactatgtggattacaTTTCCTAGAATTCTCGAAAGAAATTGCTACTAAATTTTCCGAAATCCTCCTTCACAATAAAATGCAATGGCTTTACAGAAGTATGgtactggaacgttttgctttgtgcttggatgaaataaacaagtttttggttgtcgTAGAATCTGTTgcagacaacttctgcacaacagtttcagaaCCAGTCAAATGTGTTTGTACAACTGTCATCAACTGTTTGTCAGTCTGCTATCTTATTCTTTTAGTCTAACTGCACACGTAGTAAAAATCCGTACAAAATTTGATGTATTCTTGAAGCTGTTTAGAAGTTAGTTCGGTTAATTACTTCAAAAACGGATGGTTTAGGATTATGATTTCTTCCGATCCCCTGATatatagtaaaaaaaatcaaatgaaaggtcttatgatcgtgTGATTCCGAAAGCCTCGGTActagagttaaaaaaaattcacaattttTCATAATCGACTTTAGCCGATTTTTATAATCTTGAattcaaatcaaacattttttagttTCACCGATAGCAAATCATTTTTATCCGACGTCAGCGTGCAATGTAACTTTTATTGATTATTATTGATTTTTCTCCAGCTTCCAGTGCTTGTAACTGCCTAAATCGGAGACTTCCTAGACTCTATGCGCCAGGAGAATGTAGCAGTTTGCAATTTGCAGTTCGGAACAAGATACAAATAAACTCAATGGGAAGATCGAGCTCACAAATGACTTACTTTGGTTCTTTACCGGTCTCACAGAAGATGGCAATTCGTTCACCGGTGACTTTCTGCTTCTTGGGTTCCATGTTGTACTCCATTCCGAATGGTAGTCGCATGGTCTTGAAAGGGGAATCGACCATTTCCTCTGACCGACGTCTCTCCACTACACAGTTCATTTTGGATCTGAAACGTTAGTGTAGAAGTTGAAGTTTTTACTGAAAACCAAATGTCACGGAAGGAGATTGATATTACGCACTTTTGGTTCTCCTTAAGCATCGCGTGGGCCAACTCGCTTAGGTTCAAGTCCAGCGGAAGCTTGATGTGCACCCGGTTGGTGTTCATGTCCGCACTTTCGCCACTTTCGCCATCGGCTGCCGATTCGCCATCGTCCTCGGACTCGGTATTCTCGGTCGATTCTTTCTTTTCCGCTTCCGTCTGTTTGTGCTGTGGTTTTTCTTCCCGGTCAATGGTCTGCAGGTTGGACTCGTCCGCGGACAGATGATCTTGCATCAAAGCTTGTGCTTTCGGGAGTTCCTGGAATGTGAGATAAAACTATATTACCATTTAGAACTGGATTTTACCGTTACATCACTGTATGAGGTAACGTAAGTCATCATGAGGGAAGAAGGCGAGAGTCAAACTGTAACGGGACACGGCGGGATCGTGCATCTTCAAATGGCAGTGATTGTGGTATAACCACTTTCACTTTTCATCGGTTCCTATGTATTTTGTATCGCCGTCACGAAGCCGGTTAGGTTGAAGATGTGAATCATAGCTCAGCTGGAGGTTGCAGTAAAGCTGTAATAACAACCCTATACCCCAGATGATACGGACAGCTCAGAAAGGGACAAGTAAGTGAGGTGAGACATTCGATCGAAGCTATGAGTTGAAGGTTCGGTTCTTCAGAACTGTGCCTTCTAATTTTATTCAGCACAtcaatcattttcaaacgattGTATTACAAAACTAATTGATTCGTTTCTCCAATATTTCAGTGAtagaataaacgataaatttaGAAATGTGACctgataacatacaaaaaagcaaacaaaacaaaacaatcgttCACCTAAACCGAAACATAAACACTTTCCATTTCAGCATACCGGCAGCAATCACGGTTTCCAAGTCGATCAAAATAATCGACATGCGGTAGCTAATGATGCAAACAATTTCGctttctttcttttgaatcgaCCTGAAAAACGTTGAGTGGGCACTGAGGTAATATTTCTTCGCCTTCCTGGTGCCACCGGGTTTCGAAAACCTTACCCGCTGATTCCACTAGCAGAAATGGCTAGCGTTTATTGGGGTTTGTTGGTTATTTTTTGTACCCTTAAGTTACAGTACTATAAGCCAAGACTCAAGACCGACGAGTTTGTGCGTTTTTATTACGCATTGTGCGAACTTGAGCTGGCTAGACTATTTCCGTATGGGCTACTGACACTTACTTGAATTGCCTACAAGCTACAGTAGACTGGTAGTGGTCACACTGGCCAACATATCAGTTCCTGCGTACCTTGGCGATTTGCGGTTGGGAGGGAATATTCGAAACGTTTGATGTATCTGTTAAATTATGTAAGTTATGTTCGTGCTACTGTTTCGCTATCAGGAAACTAAATTGATTTTACGTGACAGTTAATATTGATATGAATACAATAGGGTTTCGAAAAATTTAATGGCTTTGAACATaatttagtttgaaattaaTAAGTGGAAATTATCGTAATATTGTCAAAATTTGGAATACTTTGAATTGCAATGTGCTCACGTCAATTAGTTTCGCAGTCGAACTGCTacgtaatttaaatttttagtattTTAACCTTTTTCAGCTAACAAATCCCTCAGAACAAGAAACAAAATGAAATCTATTCGTTGAATCCAAGGCAGTGATTCCAATCTTTGacttattttcagaatttttgtcTGCCGATTACTTATTCCGTTAAGTGAGAACCTTTAGATTTTTACGGCCTGTATCAAAAAGCGGGGACATTTTGGTGTAATGATTATTCTCACTATTTAAATAAGATATTTATGACGTATAAAAGTTTGCATAGTCTTTAGTAACTAATAACCTgactaaaaactatttttatcttAAATATTCGTTATATTAAGTAAATGTTCAGAACAatctaaaatatattttttgctcCGCTTTGCTTTTTACATGGTGCTTTATAAAACCTCACGATAATGTcgcttaacagttcggctgaaaagttcgtatcgtttctatgagagggcgccactagaattaaatccataccattttcagttagtaccaaccttcaaaagatacgtgtataaatttaacagctgtctgatttttagtttgtgagatattgcattttgagtgtagctacttttgttattgtgaaaaaaattgaaaaaaaggaatttcgtgtgtgaagtgggaatttcggagtgaagtgatggagccatttttgtccattgttatatatcgacgaaaaaatcggatttatttcgatataacagctccaaacactgctcagaatcaccaattcgttgttgtttttgatcgattgtgagctcacgcggcattttgcacaaagctttctcatatccaaatattcgtgaataatatgtccaacacgttcctttgatatctttagggtgtcagctatctcgatcaacttcactttacggtcattgaaaatcattttgtggatttttttcacgttttcatcggtaacagcctcttttggacgtccactgcgttcatcgtcttcggtgctcatatgaccagtacgaaattttgcaaaccacttacgagttgttgcttcgcccggtgcagagtctggataacactcatcaagccattttttggtatcggcggcactttttttcatcaaaaagtagtgtttcatcaacacacgagattccttttcttccatttttttcacaataacaaaagtagctacactcaaaatgcaatatctcacaaactaataatcagacagctgtcaaatttatacacgtatctttggaaggttggtactaactgaaaatggtatggatttaattctagtggcgccctctcatagaaacgatacgaacttttcagccgacctgTTACATTCACAAATATTTATGAATATTTGAAAACCCAATATTCCGTTAACAATTGATGATTCGAACATTATTTGTTtcattcttacaaaaactgttgaaaacttaCATCGAGTAGAAAATTAATTTACAAAGTAACCAGCAAACACTAATAATAGCATTCAAATCGCTATTTATGAGCAACAGAAATGCTTATGGTTCTATATCTGCCATCGGAAAGATCATTTGtggtaaatcaatcagaattcagctttcagaataCACACCAGTCATAAATAAGtcaattagcgattatttgttgttataatgcggcattagtatgtgtTTACTGCTTACCGGGGCATTAGTATGTGCTCATAATTAAAAAAAGGACGATTGCAATGGATGTAAAGTGGATTGAAGACTTTTTTGAGCATCGATATTGTATGAGTATGATTTACCAAACATAATAATGCTCGAAATCGAAAAACACAATTCGTTATTGAAGTACAAAGGAGAGCACTATGAAATACTAAGAaacttattgtttttttttttaacggaTTGAGATATCTCACGtgcgattgaaaatttcgaacgaTTATAACAACGCATCGAAACAAATGGCTAGTgccataaataaaatatttctacaagaaaattgacgaaaaacgtatggtaaattttgagagtgtttttaaacgaaaaccagAAGAGATATCCGGAAAACCCCGCTTTGCAAGGAGGGAAAGGGTCCGCTATACATTTTTCAACGTGCTCGTAGAGTGGTGAAGCTTTAGACAGAGTTTAGAATGACCAAGTCCCATTCATCTTGTCCACTGAAGCTATTATCATAAATAAAGTAAACCTAAATTTTCCACGAAACAAATCAActctgccaactataccgattaacTGGTTTTGTACTCGATACagtaatacagatatgctctcttaatataccgataattcaattttcatacagataaataccgatataCCGATATTTATGGGTTGCAAAATGTTGAACCAGTTGGTGTGACCtcttttgttttgctttcagaatCGGTACGCAATAGATTATTCGGgaaaacgtgccatttgagccaatcctAAGTAACAATTCAAATTCTTTATGGatctgattataatttataagagttttgtaattgattcagCAATCACTACAAGTTTTATTATAACTATAAGAAGTgcctcttttgacaagtaacaTACAAGTTTTTGAAGCTTCTAATAAACCTTTTAACCAGACTAACAactgaactaaaaataaaacaatttgtgcTAGAATAGAATACACCCTTAATATTGCAATCAACCATTCTCTTTAAAGCATTATTGTCAGgtcaattctttcataaatctagttttgagtgcgtgcgtgttcattggatgacagtttcactcagagtaaattCGATGGTTTCAAAGTACACATTTGTTGTGAGGTATTTGATTTATTACtttttaggttaagtgtaattttcaGTAAGGAAAATTACATGGCAACCATTTTACGTTCTATAAAGCACCATTTATtgtcatcaaataaacttcgaaatacaAAAACGCGGAGCTATGATGGGCTTTTATGATTCAACGACGCAACGTAACGAAATAGATTTatgcaaaaatgacgatgaatcacaaaaattagttttttacaAATCATGGATACTTTAgcaaaaaccgtatttatttcaaggcgagtAGCGATTTTTTTCTATACATTCATGATAAAAATGAAAGCGCATGAAATTTACATTCAGAAAAAGCTTCAAACTCGTAATAAACATCTATGCTATTCttagctttgaatgcaatcatcaAAAACGAGATGACACACACATATTTAagcaaaatattatcaaaatgtttatttatagcggaattcattccatctgaATGAATTATATGTTTATCGTAAAGCTGTTTTCAAAATCTTCTTcaatttggaatcatttcgaaaaaGAATCCCAACAATATCTGTTCGGATACGAGATAAGCATtgacaattatttttttaatttactacTGCTGAAGTCCGTTGATTGAGAGCCGCATACTCAATACACAACTAATGGCAAGTTGGTAGTGGTAAATCAGCTTTTCATTTAATTTAGTGTATCTGTGTTTTACTTTATCTAAAGTTTTTTCTTAATAATTCGAGTTCACAGTAGCATTGATTTATTCGGGAAAATGACCGACGGAACGATTTTTTTCGGGAATTATCTGAAGGAAATAACACAGCCTTTTGCAAATTCAGCCTATTTCACTCTTTCAGAATGTGAAAATAGTGTGACATGTAAGATATATCATAGCCTACTTGAGTTTACTTGTCTTTACACACTTGTCTATAAGTAAACGATTCGCAATCAAAACAGAATCGAACTCTGAAAAATACAAATCCCGGTTTTGTTATGGTCCGGAGCAAAGCAATTTGGCGAAGTTACGCAAGAACTGTTCTGCAAGTGGCCAGCTTAAATTCATTGCCGTTCGGCCGTGTCAGTCACCAGTAACCAGGCGCGTTGCGATCGCGTATTTAATCCGTAGGTATCACTACTTTACCGATATAGGCACGTGCCCAATAAAGGAAGAGGTGGTGTAATAGGTTTTTACTGAACAGAAAGGAAAAGCTAATTTACGTCGGTTTGGGTGACGGTTGGAGAGTGGATCGGTTGATATTTTGAATTACGCTGCTAGTGCAACCACATGACGGACATGGTCGTAATACACACACGATGCGATGGTAATAATATGTGTTACGTACATGGAAATCTTATGGATGCGTGCACTTAATTGGAAGCTGATTGGTTTAGGATGTTGGTGGTTTGAGCATGTGCGATCACACGACCGTACCGACATGCGTATTCGAAGCGTTGTTTGCACTAGCGTTACGTTGggtactcactcactcactcactcaccggGTGAGGCAAGCTAACCGAGTTTAATTAATATGCAGAACGATCAACTCTTATAAAAGGGTAGATTACGACGGAACGATTTTTTTCGGGAATTATCTGAAGGAAATAACACAGCCTTTTGCAAATTCAGCCTATTTCACTCTTTCAGAATGTGAAAATAGTGTGACATGTAAGATATATCATAGCCTACTTGAGTTTACTTGTCTTTACACACTTGTCTATAAGTAAACGATTCGCAATCAAAACAGAATCGAACTCTGAAAAATACAAATCCCGGTTTTGTTATGGTCCGGAGCAAAGCAATTTGGCGAAGTTACGCAAGAACTGTTCTGCAAGTGGCCAGCTTAAATTCATTGCCGTTCGGCCGTGTCAGTCACCAGTAACCAGGCGCGTTGCGATCGCGTATTTAATCCGTAGGTATCACTACTTTACCGATATAGGCACGTGCCCAATAAAGGAAGAGGTGGTGTAATAGGTTTTTACTGAACAGAAAGGAAAAGCTAATTTACGTCGGTTTGGGTGACGGTTGGAGAGTGGATCGGTTGATATTTTGAATTACGCTGCTAGTGCAACCACATGACGGACATGGTCGTAATACACACACGATGCGATGGTAATAATATGTGTTACGTACATGGAAATCTTATGGATGCGTGCACTTAATTGGAAGCTGATTGGTTTAGGATGTTGGTGGTTTGAGCATGTGCGATCACACGACCGTACCGACATGCGTATTCGAAGCGTTGTTTGCACTAGCGTTACGTTGggtactcactcactcactcactcaccggGTGAGGCAAGCTAACCGAGTTTAATTAATATGCAGAACGATCAACTCTTATAAAAGGGTAGATTACGGCGCTCCATGGAACAGTCACAATACTTGTCACTCGAGTAATAATCGCTGCGGACaggttttcaagtttttttctttcagGGAACTAGTTCCGCATGAGCAACGTTCGGGTCAGTTGAAGCATTTCTTTTGGATTGAGAAATTCACGCCATTGTGTTCGATAGAAAAGTTGTAGTTGTTTCTCCCACGAAATGTATTGCGTATTACCTTTCCACTCGTTGCAGTTTCGAGTGCTTTATGAGTCAGTAATGATTTCTAATGTATGACCCGGTAATTTTTATCGCACAGTGTGGCATTGCATCTGTTTACCTCCAAGAAATCGTATTTGAACACAGAGAAGTGCAAACGATTTCA comes from Malaya genurostris strain Urasoe2022 chromosome 3, Malgen_1.1, whole genome shotgun sequence and encodes:
- the LOC131434574 gene encoding putative mediator of RNA polymerase II transcription subunit 12, which produces MMEKEPDSMAVTMKQDYAASEVYSTTSEAPPAYKIRSANSVKIAKIVALTVIASSFILGSFMLASTYLQAKQSCDQMQTLDAVLNKELMLEAMQQELPKAQALMQDHLSADESNLQTIDREEKPQHKQTEAEKKESTENTESEDDGESAADGESGESADMNTNRVHIKLPLDLNLSELAHAMLKENQKSKMNCVVERRRSEEMVDSPFKTMRLPFGMEYNMEPKKQKVTGERIAIFCETGKEPKNEDAEPVRQVLIPIPPVRAFGPITHLPHQMPPQTMIRQMPRPIFPIPIMNHQSAPQMPPMPAQMMQAPHQESPMVRPSFLAQPQHLIQPPQQQQQPQQQQQPTFPQQIQPPRAEVRIQFQRIPIPEMIRPFLPPQFMRNGQEQPEVQVREVPLEMALQKVGLSADELKDIHEIAAQKFTEQLKQLIGEMADSEESEEETDSYRTTPAQEPASQHSEERELQEQQPPRPQEPEAQPQNNAEPQILPMGRSQYARSLVNPINLPGKVIETSVSDEDAERPHYVQPRSV